From a single Raphanus sativus cultivar WK10039 chromosome 3, ASM80110v3, whole genome shotgun sequence genomic region:
- the LOC130509380 gene encoding putative F-box/kelch-repeat protein At5g03000 has protein sequence MRSVVSPPCELMSLPDEMVLNCLARVSRTDLGALSLLSKSIRSLVTSPEMYEIRSRMGTREECIYVCMGTTFNSDPVAWFILRRGKGTTTKKNRLVPITNPSFSTPTGATFVSLGWGIYVMGGRISAVETSRVWFLDCRNHTWSELPSMRVARYEAKAGVLDGKIYVMGGCVDEDPEVFDPNTRTWSRVVIPEPVILSKEVTEVVGPDSYSYEFRSEEGTRLPSIYLEITRMCGIAICSTVVTNTASLA, from the exons ATGAGGAGTGTTGTATCTCCACCGTGTGAGCTAATGTCTTTACCAGACGAAATGGTTCTAAACTGCTTGGCCCGCGTGTCGAGAACCGACCTAGGTGCCTTATCACTGCTCTCAAAGAGCATCCGCTCACTGGTGACTTCCCCTGAGATGTACGAGATCCGATCTCGAATGGGTACGAGGGAGGAGTGCATCTATGTATGCATGGGAACTACTTTCAACAGTGATCCGGTGGCCTGGTTCATACTCAGGCGAGGAAAGGGAACAACAACGAAGAAGAATCGGCTGGTCCCGATCACGAACCCTTCGTTCTCGACTCCGACAGGAGCCACCTTTGTCTCCCTGGGATGGGGGATCTATGTGATGGGAGGGAGGATAAGTGCCGTGGAAACATCTCGCGTCTGGTTCTTGGATTGTCGGAATCACACGTGGAGCGAGCTGCCCTCGATGAGAGTTGCTCGGTATGAAGCCAAGGCAGGGGTCTTGGACGGTAAGATATACGTCATGGGAGGCTGCGTAGACGAGGATCCAGAGGTTTTCGACCCAAACACTCGAACTTGGAGTAGAGTGGTTATCCCTGAGCCGGTGATATTGAGCAAGGAGGTTACTGAGGTGGTTGGTCCGGATAGTTACTCGTACGAGTTTCGGAGTGAAGAAG GAACGAGATTGCCATCTATTTACTTGGAGATAACTCGGATGTGTGGCATTGCTATATGCTCAACCGTGGTTACAAACACGGCCTCCTTGGCTTAG
- the LOC108847051 gene encoding uncharacterized protein LOC108847051, which yields MEKGNPFVASLHEVENQLELSLRQAFVSLEPKLRPPFSLDIPDQQEFLELCRAIVYAVLCDSNHSKTHIKHLHALVTDGYAFFTSLLVGVVVELYGKLVDSAKVQLLWLTREMIGVSSVGLEELLVSLLRRIGSGDYGDQNVWLCSELVSLFLDRWGCLLEDIPLVLTSALYSFLRLLADHCRVSGIPKLENLKRLEIKFCVKMFKEQLHLSLKIGRDLVRLLQDLVHISEFKDIWSDFVCSHISQIYQLKSSSRYFLLRITPEMETQLRFLLGNVKLGSHKRHQMWFLKKFLLGPEKETLLVDIVRFICCVVHPTNEIIRSEIMPRWALIGWFLELCKQNPQVEQRVKLALFYDWLFFHEKVDSIMNVEPAALLMLWSIPQYLHITNSLLEFLLRLVDTYDITRRDMIMRGVASAFREIERKGVVESLDMFLSSPEIATDLKKKLANLLSCR from the coding sequence ATGGAAAAGGGAAACCCTTTCGTTGCGTCCTTACACGAAGTAGAGAACCAGCTCGAACTATCGCTGCGTCAAGCCTTTGTGAGTCTCGAGCCGAAGTTACGGCCACCCTTCTCTCTGGATATCCCAGACCAGCAGGAGTTTCTTGAGCTCTGTAGAGCGATCGTTTATGCCGTGTTATGCGATTCTAATCACTCTAAAACCCACATTAAGCATTTACATGCTCTGGTCACTGATGGGTATGCGTTTTTCACTAGTTTGCTTGTTGGAGTCGTTGTTGAACTGTACGGCAAACTTGTTGACTCAGCTAAAGTTCAGCTGCTTTGGTTAACAAGGGAGATGATTGGTGTTTCGAGTGTGGGACTAGAGGAGTTGCTTGTTTCTTTGCTGCGACGCATTGGAAGTGGGGATTATGGTGATCAGAATGTTTGGCTTTGCTCTGAACTGGTGAGCTTGTTTCTTGACAGATGGGGTTGCTTGCTTGAAGATATCCCCTTGGTCTTGACTAGTGCTCTCTACAGTTTCCTTCGTTTGTTAGCGGATCATTGTAGGGTCTCAGGGATACCGAAACTTGAAAACCTGAAGAGACTAGAGATCAAGTTTTGTGTCAAAATGTTTAAGGAGCAGCTGCATTTGAGTTTGAAGATTGGGAGGGATCTTGTCCGGTTATTACAGGACCTGGTTCACATCTCCGAGTTCAAAGACATATGGAGTGATTTTGTGTGCTCTCACATTTCACAGATTTATCAGTTGAAGTCTTCAAGTAGATACTTCCTTCTCCGGATCACTCCTGAGATGGAAACCCAGTTAAGATTTTTGCTTGGGAATGTGAAGCTTGGAAGCCATAAGCGGCATCAGATGTGGTTCTTGAAGAAGTTTCTCCTGGGTCCTGAAAAAGAAACACTTTTGGTAGACATAGTCCGGTTCATCTGCTGTGTTGTTCACCCAACCAACGAGATCATCAGGTCAGAGATCATGCCAAGATGGGCTCTTATAGGTTGGTTTCTAGAACTCTGCAAGCAGAATCCTCAGGTCGAACAAAGGGTTAAGCTGGCTCTGTTCTATGACTGGCTCTTCTTTCACGAAAAAGTAGATAGCATTATGAATGTTGAACCTGCTGCTCTCTTGATGCTATGGTCAATACCTCAGTATCTACACATCACTAACTCTTTACTTGAGTTTTTGCTTCGTCTTGTAGACACTTACGACATAACCCGCCGAGATATGATCATGAGAGGCGTGGCATCAGCTTTTAGAGAGATTGAGAGAAAGGGAGTTGTTGAGTCGCTGGATATGTTTCTATCAAGTCCTGAGATTGCAACAGATCTAAAGAAGAAGCTAGCAAACTTGTTGTCATGTCGTTAG
- the LOC108847052 gene encoding accelerated cell death 11, with protein MADSNAERPLRKISTAFKELAATVTSPSPQVPVAQFSHACSLVSPLFGCLGIAFKFAEMDYVAKVDDLAKASSSVSTLVVMVDKDIEADCVRKAGSHTRNLLRIKRGLDMVKALFEEIIASEGSNSLKDPASKSYAQVFAPHHGWAIRKAVSLGMYALPTRSQLLTMLNEEETEAKIQMQSYVNASAPVIAYVDNLFHSKQLGIDW; from the exons ATGGCGGATTCGAACGCAGAGAGACCGCTTCGAAAAATCTCAACGGCTTTCAAAGAACTAGCAGCCACCGTGACTTCCCCGAGTCCTCAAGTCCCCGTGGCGCAGTTCTCACACGCTTGCTCCCTCGTCTCGCCTCTCTTTGGCTGCCTCGGGATCGCCTTCAAGTTCGCCGAGATGGACTACGTCGCCAAG GTTGATGATCTCGCGAAGGCGTCGAGTTCGGTATCGACATTAGTGGTGATGGTGGACAAAGATATTGAGGCAGACTGTGTGAGGAAAGCTGGTAGTCATACTAGGAACCTTTTGAGGATAAAGCGTGGTCTTGACATGGTGAAGGCTCTCTTTGAAGAGATTATAGCTTCCGa AGGTAGTAACTCTTTAAAGGATCCAGCATCTAAGTCTTATGCTCAAGTGTTTGCTCCACACCATGGATGGGCTATACGGAAAGCTGTTTCTCTTGGGATGTACGCTCTTCCCACTAGATCTCAGCTACTTACCATGCTCAATGAAGAAG AAACGGAGGCTAAGATACAGATGCAAAGCTATGTAAATGCATCAGCACCAGTAATCGCGTACGTTGATAATCTATTCCACTCCAAGCAACTCGGTATCGATTGGTGA